One segment of Apus apus isolate bApuApu2 chromosome 1, bApuApu2.pri.cur, whole genome shotgun sequence DNA contains the following:
- the POGLUT2 gene encoding protein O-glucosyltransferase 2 isoform X1, with product MPGLWPLVVALGAAAAGGGGGPSPEHSAVWGPGLRAEAVLPARYFYVQAADAEGQRLTSSPGENAFQVKITAPDEQFTRVGVQVLDRKDGSFLVRYRMYASYKKLKIEVKAGDKHVAKSPYILKGPVYHENCDCPQEESSVWLEDMNCPQIIPQIQRDLANFPIVDPDKIAKEIPQRFGQRQSLCHYTIKDNEVYIKTYGEHVGFRIFMDAILLSLTRKVKMPDVEFFVNLGDWPLEKRKSSQNLHPIFSWCGSSESKDIVMPTYDLTDSVLETMGRVSLDMMSVQANTGPSWEDKNTTAFWRGRDSRKERLELVKLSRKYPEIIDAAFTNFFFFKHDESLYGPIVKHISFFDFFKYKYQINIDGTVAAYRLPYLLAGNSVVLKQDSIYYEHFYNELQPWKHYIPFKSDLSDLLEKLQWAKKHDEEAKSIAKSGQEFARNSLMGDHIFCYYFKLFQEYARLQVSEPKIRDGMEKVQQPDDDLFPCTCHRKKAKDEL from the exons ATGCCTGGCCTGTGGCCTCTCGTCGTCGCCCTGGGAGccgccgcggcgggcgggggcggcgggccgAGCCCCGAGCACAGCGCGGTCTGGGGGCCCGGGCTGCGGGCCGAGGCGGTGCTCCCGGCTCGCTATTTTTACGTGCAGGCCGCGGATGCCGAAGGGCAGAG GTTGACTTCATCACCGGGTGAAAATGCATTCCAGGTGAAGATCACTGCTCCTGATGAACAGTTCACTCGGGTTGGTGTGCAAGTATTGGACAGGAAAGATGGTTCCTTCCTTGTGAGATACAGGATGTATGCAAGCTACAAAAAACTGAAGATAGAAGTCAAAGCTGGAGATAAACATGTTGCAAAGTCtccatacattttaaaag GACCCGTTTACCATGAAAACTGTGACTGCCCtcaggaggagagcagtgtgTGGCTGGAAGATATGAACTGCCCTCAGATTATTCCACAGATTCAAAGAGACCTGGCAAATTTTCCTATTGTTGATCCAGATAAGATTGCAAAAGAAATTCCACAGAGGTTCGGACAAAGGCAGAGTTTGTGTCATTACACCATCAAAGATAATGAG gtttATATAAAGACGTATGGTGAACATGTTGGCTTCAGAATTTTCATGGATGCCATACTGCTTTCTCTGACAAGAAAA GTGAAAATGCCAGATGTAgaattttttgttaatttaggGGACTGGcctctggagaaaagaaagtcCTCACAGAACTTGCACCCTATCTTCTCATGGTGTGGGTCCAGTGAATCAAAAGACATTGTGATGCCAACATATGACTTAACAGACTCAGTTTTGGAGACTATGGGCCG AGTCAGTCTGGATATGATGTCAGTTCAGGCAAATACTGGCCCATCATGGGAAGACAAGAATACCACAGCATTCTGGAGGGGACGTGACAGCCGCAAAGAGAGGCTTGAACTTgtaaaactgagcagaaaataCCCAGAGATCATAGATGCTGCTttcacaaacttttttttttttaaacatgatgAAAGCCTCTATGGCCCCATTGTTAagcacatttcattttttgacTTCTTTAAG tataAATATCAAATTAATATTGATGGCACGGTGGCAGCATACAGATTGCCTTATCTGCTAGCAGGAAACAGTGTGGTGCTAAAGCAAGACTCCATCTACTATGAGCATTTTTATAATGAGCTGCAGCCATGGAAACATTATATTCCATTTAAAAGTGACCTGAGTGATCTACTAGAAAAACTACAGTGGGCGAAAAAGCATGATGAAGAG GCAAAAAGCATTGCAAAATCTGGACAAGAATTTGCAAGAAACAGCCTCATGGGAGATCACATTTTTTGTTACTATTTCAAACTTTTCCAG gAATATGCCCGCTTGCAAGTGAGTGAGCCAAAAATCAGAGATGGGATGGAGAAAGTGCAGCAGCCTGATGATGACCTTTTTCCCTGCACTTGTCACAGAAAAAAG GCCAAAGATGAACTCTga
- the POGLUT2 gene encoding protein O-glucosyltransferase 2 isoform X2: MYASYKKLKIEVKAGDKHVAKSPYILKGPVYHENCDCPQEESSVWLEDMNCPQIIPQIQRDLANFPIVDPDKIAKEIPQRFGQRQSLCHYTIKDNEVYIKTYGEHVGFRIFMDAILLSLTRKVKMPDVEFFVNLGDWPLEKRKSSQNLHPIFSWCGSSESKDIVMPTYDLTDSVLETMGRVSLDMMSVQANTGPSWEDKNTTAFWRGRDSRKERLELVKLSRKYPEIIDAAFTNFFFFKHDESLYGPIVKHISFFDFFKYKYQINIDGTVAAYRLPYLLAGNSVVLKQDSIYYEHFYNELQPWKHYIPFKSDLSDLLEKLQWAKKHDEEAKSIAKSGQEFARNSLMGDHIFCYYFKLFQEYARLQVSEPKIRDGMEKVQQPDDDLFPCTCHRKKAKDEL; this comes from the exons ATGTATGCAAGCTACAAAAAACTGAAGATAGAAGTCAAAGCTGGAGATAAACATGTTGCAAAGTCtccatacattttaaaag GACCCGTTTACCATGAAAACTGTGACTGCCCtcaggaggagagcagtgtgTGGCTGGAAGATATGAACTGCCCTCAGATTATTCCACAGATTCAAAGAGACCTGGCAAATTTTCCTATTGTTGATCCAGATAAGATTGCAAAAGAAATTCCACAGAGGTTCGGACAAAGGCAGAGTTTGTGTCATTACACCATCAAAGATAATGAG gtttATATAAAGACGTATGGTGAACATGTTGGCTTCAGAATTTTCATGGATGCCATACTGCTTTCTCTGACAAGAAAA GTGAAAATGCCAGATGTAgaattttttgttaatttaggGGACTGGcctctggagaaaagaaagtcCTCACAGAACTTGCACCCTATCTTCTCATGGTGTGGGTCCAGTGAATCAAAAGACATTGTGATGCCAACATATGACTTAACAGACTCAGTTTTGGAGACTATGGGCCG AGTCAGTCTGGATATGATGTCAGTTCAGGCAAATACTGGCCCATCATGGGAAGACAAGAATACCACAGCATTCTGGAGGGGACGTGACAGCCGCAAAGAGAGGCTTGAACTTgtaaaactgagcagaaaataCCCAGAGATCATAGATGCTGCTttcacaaacttttttttttttaaacatgatgAAAGCCTCTATGGCCCCATTGTTAagcacatttcattttttgacTTCTTTAAG tataAATATCAAATTAATATTGATGGCACGGTGGCAGCATACAGATTGCCTTATCTGCTAGCAGGAAACAGTGTGGTGCTAAAGCAAGACTCCATCTACTATGAGCATTTTTATAATGAGCTGCAGCCATGGAAACATTATATTCCATTTAAAAGTGACCTGAGTGATCTACTAGAAAAACTACAGTGGGCGAAAAAGCATGATGAAGAG GCAAAAAGCATTGCAAAATCTGGACAAGAATTTGCAAGAAACAGCCTCATGGGAGATCACATTTTTTGTTACTATTTCAAACTTTTCCAG gAATATGCCCGCTTGCAAGTGAGTGAGCCAAAAATCAGAGATGGGATGGAGAAAGTGCAGCAGCCTGATGATGACCTTTTTCCCTGCACTTGTCACAGAAAAAAG GCCAAAGATGAACTCTga